The following are encoded in a window of Chloroflexota bacterium genomic DNA:
- a CDS encoding HigA family addiction module antitoxin: protein MNGMPPVHPGEILADELDELGLSANAFAKALGVPTNRITAILNGQRGVTADTALRLARYFGTGAQLWLNLQKSYELRRAEIDAWESIQRTVQPRVLAIAEGTDTPPYKP from the coding sequence ATGAACGGCATGCCCCCAGTACACCCGGGCGAGATCCTCGCGGACGAGCTTGACGAGCTTGGGCTGTCCGCCAACGCCTTCGCCAAGGCGCTGGGCGTGCCAACCAACCGCATCACCGCCATCCTGAACGGCCAGCGCGGCGTCACCGCGGACACGGCCCTGCGGCTGGCGCGCTACTTCGGCACAGGGGCGCAGCTTTGGCTGAACCTGCAGAAGTCCTATGAACTCCGGCGAGCGGAGATTGATGCATGGGAGAGCATTCAACGGACGGTGCAGCCCCGCGTGCTGGCCATTGCCGAGGGGACGGACACCCCGCCGTACAAACCGTAG